Below is a genomic region from Cottoperca gobio chromosome 24, fCotGob3.1, whole genome shotgun sequence.
CTTAATGTTGGGaaacattgtggtttgggtGAAAAAGACTATTTCGTTAAGGTTGTCGGAGCTTTGTCATCATGGTTACAGTAATAAACACATGGATAAGGGTGGGGATCGATTGTGGACATTAACATTGACTGTTGGATGGAAACGAACAGCGGTCCCCCGTGTTAAAGTCCAATGTTTCTCTGGCAGAGTAAAAGGTAGTGCAGCAATAAGGACATGATCCCCCTCTGGCTTCCCACCACATTGGAATGAAGTTTTTCTTGCCTATGGGCGTGATGGGACATAAAATCAAAGTGAAgcaatgtgaaaataaatttaAGATGAACAACTaacataatttaataaaaccagggtatttctttttacaatgcAACTTCCCATTCAAGTAAAAGCTTGCTTTGTACTTCTAAATAAAATGcaggacattttaaataaataaccaatTCAAGTACTACATCAAGGAATTTCTTAAAGTCAGCATGTAGCAGCCATCACAGAAAGTACGTCAAAGGACACATCTGTATCAGCTTTCAAGACACACATTAAAAGTGATCACTGCATAGAAGATGACAAAAGACAGTTTATCACAAAAACACAGGCTGTGCTCAGCTGCCTTTGGACTCTGAGAGGAGTGAAATTAGGGAGGGATGCAAGTTCCACACAAAAACATCAGATTATAGAGCCCTGTTGTCATCCTGCAAGGTGATCATTTATTACATCAGCACTGCAAAGTCATATGATGCCATGCCTAGTAGGCATGACATCACATGatgactgatgtgtgtgtgtgtgtgtgtgttttggcactGGCATTGGGAGGGTCAAATTCAAATCCTTGGCATGGCCTGTGGACAGGCACTGACATGGCAAACAGTGGCCCGacgcgaagagagagagagagaataataaTCACTGTATTCATTGACGCTGTGACGTACTTCATCAAACCCGTCAGGTGAAATGGCCCGACGCTCTTCTGGAATTGTcccataaagtaaagtaaagttaatATGAAGTCCTTCTTTGAGTAACTCCATGTCCACACCAGGGAACACACCTTTAGCACATCGTACTCAGCAAGGGTTTTTCACCCTTGACGATTGTTCTATGATTGAGCCCCAGCTTTTGAGCCTTTTGACAATTGCAGACCAGATTTTACTGCGCTGTGTTGTCCCACAATGATATGACTTCTCCTGTGTTTTAGCCTCCTAACCCTAGccctcctacacacacagtacagtgcCTGAACGCATCCTGTGTAGCCACTGATGGATAATCGTAGCTGCTGCTCTGGTAATGTGCTACTTCAGCCCCCTTTCATGCAAAAATCCCAACCAACCAATAGGAGTCATTAGTGTTGCAAAAAGAAAGCACATGatccctcactggcttcccacCCATTGTAACTACAATTTTCTTGAAGTTCGGTGCAAACAACACACTTCTGTAAATCTCTGATCTGATAATGTTTCTGTGGACCGACACATTCGACACATACATTTTGTGGGCAAGGTCAGGAAGTGAAGGTTGGGGGAAATTTCACACAGAGTTTACTTTCTATCATAATATCGGTTTGTTTTAAGTCCTGTTTGACTCTTGGCCTTACCCGCTGtgccttctccctctccctcccaaaGCATACTCAGGTCTGAACCCTGCCGTTCAGTGATTGACACATTCTGGTAGAATAAATTAAAACCTCAAGCTGTGACAGAGCCCGAAATAGCAGGAAGCTGTCGCTGACCTGCAGTCTCTAGTGCCACATGTCAGCAAGCTTAAAAAACTTGGCAGAACATTCTGCACAAAGGAatcatgtgcaggtgtttgtgcGTTTCTGGTGTATATACAAGAGTCAACAAGCAGTAATCTATGTTGATGCTTTAACTACACCTGCAGTGCCAGGAATGAATCGTAAAGGTGGCCCAACAAATGCTCTAATGTTTGCTACTTTTTACTAAATCAATTTCAAAGTATTTAATTCAACTGAAACCACTTTGGAATTTGAAGGCAGTGGCAGATGGATCTATTTTTTTTGCCAGCTGTTGTCCGGAGGGTGACGCTGGGGCGGGGGGGCTAAGCCCCAAGATGTTTAGTGTCATTGGACTGCGGGTCCCTTTGCCAAGTCACAGAGCTCCTGGTTCTTGCCAAGCAGGGGGTGGGTGAGACAAAATGCCATTTAGCAGGCTGGTATTTATAGATATGTGAGGAACTTGTGCTCAGGCCGGGCCGAGGTGCTGACGATGTAAAATGAGAGGACGCTTCCAGAAGTCGAGTGTCAGGGCACACAGATAAAAATACCCGGTGAAAGATGGGCCTGGTCATTAGTGGGCAGTCTGTGACATGGCAGCATTTCAGAAGTGATTTATGATTATTACTACAGCTAACCTATACCTCTCCCTTTCCTGCCCCTACCCTGTATCCCAAATTGGTTTGCCAAATGGAATGGCATATGGGGGTTATATTCAGTGCACAGAATTTGAGTCTTTGGCAAAGTGCCACCGTTGGGTTTCAGATTTTACCACAAtcttaaaagaaacacaaaatcgAAGTTTAATTAATCTCTTCTGTTAATTAAGATGGTGGTGCATGAGTCTGATgctattttcatgtttttgttggcAAGACAATGATGCAAGTGCAAGGGTTGTATTTCTGAAGACGTTATAAGTTTCTGTTGGAAGTATCAATCAAATAATTCTGCATAACATATTATGTTAGAGATAGACAGGGAGGGATAATGAGCTCATTGCAGGCCGCTGCCTTCCCTAATTGCCGGAGCGAGCTACCACAGGGAGgaacaaaggaaacatttaacACATCGTAAATTCCTGTAATGTCCTGCCGAGGAGCTGCCACTCTGGTTTCACTTGCAACTTTTTTTCGCTGTCTGTCCggtgacagaaagagacaaacataaTACAGTAAAATTCATTTAAAGCAAAATATTAACGAGGCTTTTTATTTTGCAGGTTTaagtttctttgtgtgttgccTCCTGTAATCACTACACTTTATATCTCCCTTCAttctgcagaaatgtaaaatcGCTCTAGTGCATCAGACGGGCCGACAGTGGATTTAATCTCTGGTGCTTCTAACCTTCATGTTGTAGGAGACACTGTTTCAATGTCAAATTAagactttaacatttaaaagcttGACATACgcttttataaaatgattcCTGGCATTAGCATGTAACCCCTTTCAAACATAATCTGAGCTATTTATCACATAAAGAACATGACTGATGTTTTCTTCTCCTCATTTGAAATAGTGTACATTGACTATCAAGTCCAGATTTAGACTTGGatagtgtttcttctgtttcacagACAGGAAAGCTGTGCAGCTGAACgctgttaacacacacacacacacacacgcacacacacacacacacacacacacacacacacacacacacacacacacacacagaactccTCTCCAAGAGTCTGCAGAAAAGTGCTACAATGTCTCGCTGAATTCCTTCCCAGTCTTTTTTGTCCCTCAAGGCAAATGATGGAGCATATGCTTTACTCGCTGAGATGGTGatcatgtgtgtgagagcagttgaggggagagatggaaagagggagagagagagagagagagggggggagtgTTTTGTCCCACATTGAGCGTCCTAAGAGGCTTTATACTTGTGTGGAAGCATGATACAGTGTGTCCCgcatacactgtgtgtgtgaacacaacacgtactgtggttttttttttcagggggggggggggaatcaggCCAACAAAATTAGTTTACCATCAGCTGTGCTTTGGCTCTCATTCGGTCCCAGCCTCTGTCCAGTATTTCTTCCAACTCCCTCCACCTAATGGCGGCTCAGGGCTGTTTTACTGCACCACCCTGGGGAGGCTACTGTAGCCAGATCCAGAACACTTGGCTTTATGTGGATTGAATGTTTTATGGTTATGGACATAATAGTTAAGTGTAGGAACAGTCTCACATGAATCCACCCCCGCACCACTATCCCCAGCTCTAATAATTACACCAGCGAAGGAAAGGTAAGTGGGAAACGTCTGTACACTGTAGAAGAGACATCAGCATGAAGTTATGTAACTGAGCTCATCGTGTTAACCAGTGGTGGAATCTAACTAAGTAGTTTTACTCATGTAAATTGAGTATTTTAATCTCTTGCCACTTCATACAATGTATTGTCAACTGTTTTGgtaattgtttgtcattttttatgcAAAACTATTTCATGGTTGCGGCTTCACCTTTTAATAATGCTGAGGttaaacaaacattgtgatggTGTCACTTTGGACTCTGGGTAATTGTGACAAAATTGTTCAGAtcttttacaaaccaaacaatcaatcgattaatgtaaagaaataatcagcagtttaatctataatgaTAATTATGTTTCAGTCCTATCCAAAATAGTTAAAAAAATGTACTGCAGCAGTAAAATCCTGATTTCACATTAATgcatgattaataataatataatatatacttattaATAGAGTCACATGGGCCATTTTATGCATTGACTACTTAAGTACATAAGCAACATTTTCAGTGCAGGACTTTaccttgtaatggagtatttttacagtgtgctattaatacttttatttttaagtaacGGATCTGAATATTTGTGTTTCCTTCGTGAGATATATGTTTAGACTGTCAGTCGGTTGATGCACAATAAACCATATCaaaccaaatattaatattactcaAAAATGACTACAGCTGATTTTTTGTgcagaaactaaaacaaataatattccACAAATGAGCTTCTATGTGTATTGGGATGTTGCATAATTGGAGCATCTTAAAATCCACAAATTATTATCTCCTCTCACCTTATCAGAAGACGGAAAAGGAGAGGACATAGTTTGAACATTGCGGGAAAGATTCCTtaagttttttcttttaacgTCTGtgtaagaaaaggaaagagaaagacagaggacagacagatagaaggTCAAGAGTAAACCACATCAGCTGGCCACATGGGTGGTGTGGTGCTGGTCATGTTAAAAAAACAGTTAGGCCTTGATAGCTTCTTGCCTGCGGGGGTCAAGGGGGAAATCAGTCTTGTGATTTTACACTGGGGTGAGTTTGACGTGGTGTAGCTTATGAGTGGTGCTTAATGGGACTGTGAGAGAGacgcgagagagatagagagagagagagagagagagagagagagagagatagcgcagagagagagagaagagagagggagagattcGCCCGACGCAGAGAgcgcgagagcgagagagatccagcgagagagatagagagagagggagagagagctctAGAGCTCACTCAGCGGAGAGAGAGCTCTCCAAtcctcgctctcttctctctccgcgccccgcgctctctctctcattctctctatatattatatatatagagagagacgagaggagaggttAGGGTTGCAAGAAAAATATGCTAAAATAAGGttagaaacattttttatgttaaaatgAGTCTCCATGCATTAGCCCTTTATAAGTTATCTCCTCTGATATTATGTCCTGCTTCGAAGAATAGCCTTGTACTCAATGCTGTGTTATCAAGATTGTAAAATGAACTTGTGAATGGTTCACTACGTCATAGTAGCCGGTGTGTATACACGACTGTTTTGAAATCCTGTACCCATCTACTGATAAATCATTTTTTAAGGGATTGAAAAGCAGGAATTGATGTCCCAGTATTTCCCAGGGAATCTTTCTAAAATTTGGTTGTGTTTCTGATAAGCCTTATCCTGGTCTTGTTTTAGCATGTATGTTCATAAACTACAGACTacgtatttatttatctatctactGAAACAacagacaccctctccataCCTCATAAACACTATGAGGCAACTGTTGCAGGTATAGTACTACAGTAATTGCTGTGATTGCAGGAAACTGCTTCAACCTTTTCGTGAATCGTGAACATCGTGAACCCACAAGGACAGAGTAGAGAAACAAGAATTCTCAGTTACCCTTGTCGGCCACCTGATTCTTTGCCTTGCAAGTTTCAGAGGTCAGTCTCTTTATATACCTTCCTGCTTCAAATTCAACCTCGAATTTACCACCTACCAAAGTGTCTTAGTTTGCTGCAGTCACAGATTCCTACTAAATTAATGATTAATAGAGACAGTACGGTCTCGCTCACTATCTGTTTTACCTCTTTATAAAGTGCCAGCTAATGTGACTTAACTGTTgacttgtttacaacctgtcaGATTGACAGCTCGTGTTTGTTGCCACCACATAttgtgaataaaatgttatcACAACTGATAGAAGTAATAGCCAGAGAATTATACCCACATAATACTTTTAGACAAATTATAGTTTTACTTGGTTACCAAAGTCTACATTGTTCAAGGTCTTTAATAATAATGCCACTTCTCCCTTAAGTAAGTGAAGTGTGCAAAGGTTTTTTTATCGTATACACTAAATTTGCACACATCAGATCACATCAATAAACCTGGTCAACAGGATCATTCCCTTCCTCATTCATAAACCAGACTCCTCCTCCTACTTCACTCAGAAGACAGGAAAAAGTGACGAGAAGTCAGAACCTAAAACTGCTTGTGGTAATGTATTTGAAAACGAAAATAAGGAAGAGAATCCAGTAAATAGGACGTTTACTGACGTAACAAGGTATTTATTGAGTGTCGGTTAAAAGTACTTAGATctaaaaaaaatacagattacGAGTGAatctgtgaaagtgaaagtgaaagtaaattAGCCACAGGAGAAATCAACAGAATGGCGGCCAACACATCGCCGTATGAGATGGAGTGCACATGCCCTGTGTGCTGTGACATATTCGAGGATCCTGTTGTCTTGTTGTGCAGTCACAGCTTCTGCAAGCTCTGTCTTCAGAAGTGGTGGAGACAGAGTGGACTCAAGACATGCCCGGACTGTAAGGCCATGTTTCCAATGGCTCAGCCTCCACGTAATCTGAGACTGAGAAACCTGTGCGACAACCTGAGACGAGAGAAGAGTCAGAGAGCTAAATCAGAATCTAAGGATCTAATCTGCAGTCTGCACAGTGAAAAACTCAAGATGTTCTGTCAGGATGATCAACAGCTCATCTGTGTCATTTGTAGGgatgcacaaaaacacaagaaacacaACTGTGTCCCCATCAACGAAGCAGCAGAACCCAGTAGGGTAAGTAAATATACCTATATCTAATAAAAACAACTGAGTTTAGTAGTTTTGTGTTTGGTAGTTTTCATATTTGTATAAGAATGATCCATATCTCAGGCAGGCACATGTGTAACTAATTGACTGTTTTCTACTTATACGCACCTTTATTTGTAGGCTCAACTCAAGCTGAAGATGGTGCATTTAAAAACCAAACTGgggttatttaaaaatgaaacactCACGAGTGACAAAATGGCCAGCCACATCCAGGTAAGTCATAATGACTATAAAGTAAGAAACAACATGTGTTGTGGACTTTCATTGAAATGGGGTTTCTCCTCAGCTCCAGGCTCAGCAGACAGAGAAGACGATCAAAGGGGAGTTTCGGAAGCTTTTCCAATTCCTGCGAGCAGAGGAGGCGGCTAGGATCGATGCAGTGAGGAAAGAGGCGGCACTCAAGACTGAAGCAATGAACATCAGGATTGTTCATTTGACTGCAGATATGTCCTCGCTCACAGACACAATCAAAACCATAGAGATGGAGATGAAGGCTGAGGACATCTCATTTATGCTGGTGATTACTTGTCTTAATTAATATTCTGTtcataacattaacataaagaGTATTTAACAGATTTTAAGTTTGTTattctgttttctctttatttgaTAGAATATCAAATCCACTATGGAGCGGTAAGTTGTTTCCTCTACACTATCTATCAAAGCACAGCTGAACGACAACTTCAACAGCATAGTTGATGGTAGTTGGTATCATCCACCAGAAATTCCTTGGTGCATGATAATAAAAGGTTTGGGAGCGGTTGAAGCTTGAACGAAGATGCGAAAGTTAACCTGACACTAATTTGGAAAAGTAAAAACCCattgtgtgaatgtttttacattgtgtggGAATGGCGGACTCCGCCACTGACAGAGCAAACTACTATAAAGAGAGGTAACTGATgagtgtaaatacattttatggcTAGAGAAGAATAAATACCAGccataaatacagaaaatgcGTTTGATATGATGGAATCATGAAGatcattttttaaagatatgcaaactttatttatatgtatttgtagcttcacaccaaaaacaaaaatggtaCCAATGTGAGgtatttaaaactatttaaattgatAACCTATGGCTGCCTAATATTCCTTCAGATCCCAAAGCAACCTACCAGACCCAGAGACTCCATCAGGAGCCCTGATCGACGAGGCCAAACACATTGGGAACCTGCTGTTCACAGTCTggaagaagatggagaacaTAATCCAGTACAGTAAGCAAAGTGTTTCTGCCTCGCcatatttctacattttaatCTGCAGTGGCATGGACAAGTAATTGatgaccaaaacaaacattatttttttctttttatctctgAAGCTCCTGTAATTCTGGACCCCAACACTGGCAACAGCACACTTATTATATCAGAACACTTGACTCGTTCAACAAACAGCGACAAGTATTCGCAGTTTCCTGAAAACCCAGAAAGGCTGAGCAACTGTAAAGTTCTTGGCTCTGCAGGCTTTAACTCTGGAAAACACAGCTGGGATGTGGAGGTGAagggtttttggactgttggtgtGGCTGCGAAGGATAATATCTATAAGAATATCTGGGCCATCTACGTGTGCGTTTGCTCTGGCATTCTGTGTGAACTTACTCCAGAGGATTATGTTCAAATTGTTTCTGAAAATTCTTTTCCCCAAAAGGTCAGAGTACAGCTTGATTATGATCAAGGAATACTATCATTTTTTGACCTTGATAGGAAAACACTTGTACACACCATCAAATACACTTTCACAAAAACGGTCTTTCCGTATTTTAGCGAGGAGGTGAAAATCCTTCCATCAGAATTGTTAGTAGGCATAAGACGACCCAGATAAACATTCTGCATTATTGCAGAGGTCAAACAGCAACATTAGGCCTTATTTTGGGGGCTTAAGTGTTTACGATATGACCTGCCTTTGTAAATCCTTGTCACCACATTAAGTACATGAGTTTTTATAACTATAtcttttctgctttattttttacatttttaatgcaaaccAAAGTGTTGCCAGACATCATGCAGGCTTTCCCTGCAAGGAGGGTCCAATGAAAGATGCTATCGatttgcattatgggaaatgtaggatccagtgctTTTGGAGGTTGACCGATACTAGGGTCTTGTAGTCGTCTTGTTTTAATCTAGCTCTTGTGAGTACCCAAACTTTATGGAAGTACAATATTAAATCACTGTAATATCTGTTTAATATAATCTATTTTATGTTGTAAGTAGATTGTGTGATTTAAATGTTGATAGAGGGAAGTTTGAGTATGAATCTGTTGAAAGTTAGACTTCATGATGAATGAatcatgaatgaatgaatccaCTGTTGAGATTTGATTGTGTATATcgttttttttataatcaaataaaacaagacttttTGTGTTCAATCATGTAAATTTGTGATCAGATttagacacattttaatatctttacttttcatactcTTACCTTGTTTTTGGGGAgtgctttcatttttatttttcggGAATTTGTGATTTTAGGGCTATATAAAGGAAATTGACAACTACATGTTTCAATATCAGTCaagtcaaatgtattcaaagtaATTCCTTAGAGAGCTCTTAGATACATGTCAGCTGTTGTGCAATGAAGGTAATAGTTATCGGATGTTAACCTCTAGTGTAATACGGTGCATACATGGAGGGTCcagctaaaaacaaacaaactaaaatgcGTTTGcctacaagcacacacagagcacagggATGAATCATTATGAGGCAATGCCTCACTTCTCTAGTGTACagccgtctctctctgtctctgtctctgtctctctctctctctctctctctctctctctctctctctctctctctctctctctctgtcggttCACCActgacacacccacacacacacacatgagtcCAAATCCCCACACTGATACTGAATCTCAGTGGTATTACAGCTGGAATGCCTGCTATGTTTTTTCAACTAATGaaagaatgaagaaaaacaaacagaggggccaaattaaaagagagaaaaaaggattgagagaagaaaacacactgaGGGAGAAAGGGGCGTACGAGTTTCTCTCATTCAATTTGTATTCCTCTGCATGTTTTACATGACGAGTGTTTCTGAGTCCGGTTTTCTCCAGGCTAACGAAGGTTGGAGTTCAGGGACTGATTGACACAACATTTGAACAAGTTTGGTCATGGgggatttccccccccccctataaGTTTGTCATTAGAGAAAGCTAGAAGAGAAAACGTGTCAGCTTGAGTGATTACTCAGCTAGGAATTTCATTAGGCAAAGTGTACTTTTAAGATTTGACATTCAGAATTGGACACTTAGgtgttttcatacatttattccAAATTCAAGAATGTAAGAGAGAAAGTAAGCATCATTATAGGTTCATAGttatcaaattaaaatagaTCCCTAAGTGCTTACTTGAATGCAACTGAGCAATTATCTGTCAGGTTTCACATATTGCAATAAAATCCTTTTttgctgtcttttcttttcattgttcTTCCTGTATAAACCATTACTTTAGCTCAAAGGAATGATGGCAAACCAGCGTATccaacttttttctttctttctcgaAATCCCCTTTGAACGATCAATCATTCGATGTTGACCAGAGAGCACCAAGGAGCCACTGAGTAGAATACGTCAGATGTTATTTTACTGAAAGTCTCGTTTTTCTTCTAATCAGATGAAATAAACACGAATAATCTGAGCAATTTCACAGCGTTGGGCATTGTTTTTGTAACCGTGTGGAAATGACTTTTGTCCCAAAACATCACAAAGAGAATCAATCACATTTAACATTAGGGATTTAAACGAAGCTAAAAGACATAACAAAgctttttgtgtgtatgtgctgcaCATGGGTGCATGTTAATTTGTGTGTAGGTactttgtgtgagtgtgctaCTCATAAATCACACGTGTGAGAGACAAAGACGCTGAAAACGAATGAATCAGGATGGACAGATCAAAGGCGGATCATCTCCCGGTGATCAGAGTGACAACAAGGCTCTGAACTGGAGCCAAAACAGTAAGCAGATATCAAGTTAAGAGACAAACAGAGGGATGTGCCAATGGCCCGAAGGTTTGAGACAGACGACATACAGTAACTGTCTGTCTGGACCAGCATCTACAGTTTGACTTGGCTTGGCTTCTGAGGAgaagacaatgtgtgtgtgatgaggaaACAATTACAAATATAGGAGTTCTGGAGAGAGGATAGCTATGTGAAAACAAGCACACAATTAAGCAAAAAATAGCAAAACATACCGGACAAGCACACCACAATAACTGTCTAAATGAGTGGactgtataatgtaatgtatagaTACAAGAACTCACGCATGGAAGCTGGTTGTTTTTCCATCTGCTCCTTGTTTTCAGGTCCCTTTTGGTCACTTTTTGCTCATGTTTTTGTGGTCTGGATATCTTCAAGAAACAGACTCCAAgtatataatgttgtcatttctctctctctctctctctctctctctctctctctctctctctctctctctctcgctctctctctctctctctctctctctctctctctctctctctctctctctctctctctctctctctctctaagggtttattgttttgtttggcaTTTATGTTTCGTTTGGAGGCAATCATTGAAGAATTTGAGCAGCACGTGTCCTCAGCAATCATAATCATGAAATCCCCActggtctcacacacaccacacacacactaaagcacAAAATCTCActcacgcacgcatgcacacacacacacacacacacacacacacacacacacacacacacacacacacacacacacacacaggcctgatTACTACTCAGTCTGGTCTGTATAATGTTATAAATACAGATTGAATGTGTCAGTCGGGACCTCACAAGAGGATATTTGAAGAAGgaatgaggaaagaaaagaaagaaaaggaagttcTCTTTTTAGTAATGGATGAAGTACAATGTTAAATTTTGTATGACTAAGATGAGGCTGCATTTCAAAGACAGGTTCCACAGTCAAGATCCTATTATTATGTACTGCAAAGTCTATCTACATAACAAAGTGTTTTGTTAAAgctccatcctcctctctctaacactcccacacatacacacacacacacacacacacacacacacacacacacacacacacacacacacacacacacacacacacacacacacacacacactgcactggcCAGCCTAGATGGTCAAATGCTGTGATAAAGTGCTGTCTGGtgttctctcactctctaaGCCCCCTGAGAGTAGATCAATACTCACTCAGCATTAAGTTACCGCTAATGTCTTCATGTTTTTAaccaggcagtgtgtgtgtgtgtgtgtgtgtgtgtgtgtctgtgtgttgttagtgagccagtgtgtgtgtgcatctgccCCTGGTGTGACCCAAGTTATAATTATCATTAAATGTCAATGAAGGCGATAGGATGAACGAGACTGCAGATATGTCCAAAAGCCCTGACTCACAGCGCCTCCTAAGGACATTAGTTAGACACTACAGCCTCAGTAAATAATGCATGATCTTGTGTGAGAGATAAGAAGATTAACTCAGTGCTAAAGAAAAGCTGTGACCTTATGTGTGTGAATCACTACCTTTTAACAACGTTATTGAGAAGAAGGCCTTTACCTCATATATCCCCCTCATCCATTATCAGCCTCCATTCAGCTACTATTTCACATCTACAATTATGTTGCTGAGTCATAGAGGATAGttaacacattaataatatatgTCTGTCTTGTGGAATCAACAGGTATACATTAGATACTCTCGATAGCGATCAGTGTGGTTCGcggtttaaaatgtgtgtatgagtCACATTCATGCCAGTGCTGACTTAAAGGAACATTCCGTTTCATTACAACCTGGCTCTTATTTTCATAGTGTTGGCGATCATTTCTGTCCGTTATGACAACATTGTGCTCACCAAAGTAGTTGGCGAGATCTGGGAACACAGCAATGAAGTTTGAGGGGAGCGAGAAACACGAGCAGTCTGACAATCAGCCAGGTTGAGGCAAATGAGGCAAAAATATCTGTACTAATCCTTCATTGCACTCAAAACCTACAGTTCTGCAAATTTGGTGAATCAGCACTAAACAGAATAACTCTGCCTTCTAAAATTTACATTTTGGACAAAATGGGATTTGGTGCCTGGATTATGTTCGCTGGCAACTGTTTTTCAAGAACAGGAAGTGTTCCAGTCTTGTGTGGATGGTGGTCATACAAAGTGAAGAACTTTGTCACTGGAGACCGGGCTCGAGGAGTTTGGGCTTGAGTGTCAGGGACCGAGTTGGCAAGCATGAGGagtcacacaaagacaaaactgaCCCAACACACTTCGTCTATTAATGGCAAATTGTATAAATATCTTCgcaattaa
It encodes:
- the LOC115003519 gene encoding zinc-binding protein A33-like, whose translation is MAANTSPYEMECTCPVCCDIFEDPVVLLCSHSFCKLCLQKWWRQSGLKTCPDCKAMFPMAQPPRNLRLRNLCDNLRREKSQRAKSESKDLICSLHSEKLKMFCQDDQQLICVICRDAQKHKKHNCVPINEAAEPSRAQLKLKMVHLKTKLGLFKNETLTSDKMASHIQLQAQQTEKTIKGEFRKLFQFLRAEEAARIDAVRKEAALKTEAMNIRIVHLTADMSSLTDTIKTIEMEMKAEDISFMLNIKSTMERSQSNLPDPETPSGALIDEAKHIGNLLFTVWKKMENIIQYTPVILDPNTGNSTLIISEHLTRSTNSDKYSQFPENPERLSNCKVLGSAGFNSGKHSWDVEVKGFWTVGVAAKDNIYKNIWAIYVCVCSGILCELTPEDYVQIVSENSFPQKVRVQLDYDQGILSFFDLDRKTLVHTIKYTFTKTVFPYFSEEVKILPSELLVGIRRPR